The Brassica oleracea var. oleracea cultivar TO1000 chromosome C6, BOL, whole genome shotgun sequence genomic interval TCTTCAAATCCAACGCCACTAACTCCTTGGTCATCGAAAACCGTTTCGCTTTCCAAGACACTGTCTCTAGATTAGCCGGAGCGCGTCGGTTTGATTACATCGAGGCACTTCTCGAGCATCAGAAGACGCTTCCGCAAGGTCGCCGCGAGGGCTTCGTCGTCAGGATTATAATGTTATACGGAAAGGCTGGAATGACCAAGCACGCGCTGGATACTTTCCACAATATGGATACGTCCAAGAGGACTGTTAAATCCTTCAACGCCGCGCTTAAAGTCTTGTCTTTGAAACCTGAACTCCACACCATCCAGGACTTCCTTGGCCATGTCCCGTTCAAGTATGGGGTTGAAATGGATGCGGTTTCTTTCAACATTGCCATTAAATCTCTCTGCGAGATGGGGTTTCTTGACAAGGCTTCTCTGGCGATGAATGAGATGGAGAAGTCTGGGTTGAAACCAGACGTAGTTACGTATACTACGCTTATATCGGCTTTTTACAAGCAGGACAGGTATGTGGTTGGCAATGGACTGTGGAACCATATGGTCCTCAAGGGATGTAGGCCTAATCTCACTACCTTTAATGTTAGGATTCAGTTTTTAGTTAATAGGGGACGAGCTTGGGACGCCAATGATCTGTTGCTGCTGATGCCAAAGCTCCAGATGGAACCGGACAGCTTGACGTATAACATGGTTATCAAAGGTTTTTTCGTAGCGGGGTTCCCTGAAATGGCTGAAAGAGTTTATACGGCGATGCATGGTAAAGGTTGCAAACCCAACGTGAAGATCTACCAGACGATGATCCATTATTTGTGTAAGGCGGGGAAGTTTGATTTGGGTTATACGATGTGTAAGGATTGTATGAGAAAGAAGTGGTATCCGAACTTGGACACGGTTGGTGTTTTGCTTGATGGGCTTGTGAAAAAGGGGCAGCTTGATCAGGCTAAGTTGATAATGGGGTTAGTTCGGAAACGAGTCCCTCCTTATAGCTCAAAACAGTTGCTCTCTCTGGAGTCCATTTTTTAATGTGTTTACATGAAGTTGGTTTCATTTTACACGACTATGGGGGGGGGCGACAAAAGGGTTATCTTTCTTTCTCCAAAGTCCAGAGCTTCTCTTTTGTATAGTTGTGGTGGAACTGGAAAATTGATCTGGTCCTATATTGGGAGGCACACCAGCGTGACCAATGTTTCGCACATGTGCTGGAGGAAGACATGGATATGAAATTTGTTTGGTGATGCACATTCGCTACAGGAAGACATGCACAGTTGCACTCAAACAATGAAAAACCCATGGAAAAAGGTAGGAATCTTTGAACAAGTGAAGAAAAGAAGAACTGAGAAGGCAAGAAGAAGTTTTAGTTTGTTAATTTAGAAGATGATCCACAATCTGAGTGTACTGTTGGATCAACAATATTCTTTTGATTACCAAAATATAAATGCATACTATTATGTCAAATTTTTTATCCCATTAATGAGAAAGCAAACAAAATTTTATATGGTGTAACCTTTTAGATTTGTTTTGAAACACCAGAGAATTGTTGCTTTCATTGGACATGATAACAGGGACATGACTTTGAAACGTTAAGGACACTACTTTTGACTCGTGGTAACATTATGATATTAAGAGATGTTACAGTATAATTAAAAGCGCATAAGCAAGCAAATCTAGGTCAAATATAGATAGTGTTATGGTGGAATCACACATGGGATCCTTTGCAAGTACATGTTTATATCAAAGACCTCCTCTATAGGGAGAGGATGTTATCACACTGAAGACGAAGCTGTCGACGGAAATTTTGAATGAAAGCTTCTGCGCATTTGTCCACGTCATGATAAATCGTTGGTTTGCTGCTCTCAAGCGTATTGCCGTTTGAAGGTGTTGTCACCAATCTTCTCTTCTCTGTAATAACCTTGGCTGAGTTGGTACCATTAGGAGGACACTGCACAGCATATGAACTCATCTTCCTCGTCTTTTGTGTGTGTTGTGGGGCTAATCTGATAATTGGATAGTGTGGTGATGAGTGTTTTTTTTTTCATTATGAGGATGTATTTATACTATAGGATTATTTGTTATCCTATCGATCCCCTTAGTCTTTTTGGTCATTACGGAAGGAATAAACTTGAACAAGAGTTGGAATCTTGAATTTGACGCTTGCCGCTAATGGATAACTGAAAATCATATAATCACTTATCCACTTCAGTGTATTGCCGTTTGAAGGTCCAAAAATCTTATAGTATATTCGTTAGATCATATATTAGTATACGTTTCTATATTAAACAGGAAATTAGCACATCTAATCTAAGATTCTCTTTGAAAAAAGGAAAGGCATGCAATAAAATCTAATCGAACAACTGGATTAGATTATTCAGATATGCTATAAGAGATAAGCCGCCGAAAGGCTTCGTCCCATGACGGTCGTTTTCACCGCCCCGATAGGCTTTTACAAAACGTTTCCTCAAACTTTGTTTTATTGCAGATATTCCTCCCTATTGTCTGTTTTACTACATAAATGTCTAGCAGTTATAGTTATTACATACGTTACCCTGTATACTATTTTGGACCTTTGGTTCATTACATATGAGATACTCATTGTTTTGCTTATTACATCTTGCATTTTATTGTTCGGTTATTTGCAAATTTCGTCTATAGTTTTTGGTTACCCTACTGATCCCGAAGATTTGACCTTGTTTTTCATGTGATAGGTCTCTCTTATCAATAAACTATGACCTCCCCAACAACTGTGAGCTATATTATAATTTGCTTACAACTCGATGATAATGGGATAGAATTGGTGAACTGAATTTTCTAAAACGTGAATATTCAAAACGTTTGGGCGTATGCGTGGCAAGTTTTACAATCTAAAAAACATGTTTTCAAAGGTATGATACAGATGTAATCCCAGACTGAACCGACTGTTCCAAGAAGCTTTCGTCACCTGAAAGGCACGAAGGAGGGTATACTTGACCCGAACTCGAACCATAAGCTTCCCAACAGAAGGACTCTGTGTAACCATCACCCTTTGATGGTTCAAGATCAATGTCTTGTAGAACTATGTTGCGACACGGTGAAGCATCGCTGCAAGAGATCTTGATCGCTTGTTTTGTTGCTGAAGTTCCATGCACATTAACAAATGATATTTTCTCGATGCTAACAGCTGATGTCTGCACGTTTTTGGTTGAGTTCAATATCTGAGCTACTGAATAAAGAAAATGGCACAAATTCTTTACCTGATTCGCACAGGGTTTCTTTGAATCGCAGTAATACTGGTCGATGATGATGGGGTTAGACACATTGTTCATATTGATGTTCCTAAAGATGATTTTTGAGACCAAACCACTTCCTCCCTGGTAAAAAAAGAAAGACAACAAAGGTTTAAGTAAGTTGTTTCATTAAAATCTCAGAAGGTGAAGTGAAACTTTGATCACCTGCCATGTTTTGATCCGAACACCATTCGCAGTGTCAGAGATGAAGGCCGTATCAACCGTCACGTCTTTCACTTCTTCCCAGGATTTCGATTTTCCTATGCTTCCAATGCTACAAAAAAAACAAGTCTAACAAACTTAGATGATGCCCTTTGTGTGCAACCACTGTTTTGTTGTCTGGCTTTAGTTAGTACCTTATGCCATGGCCAGGACCACATATAATGTTGCTGATGGAGATCTGCGACGAGTTTTTCACTATGGAAACACAATCATCTCCTGCACACACACACACAAAAAGAGATCTCAATAATCTAAAATTGAGAGGATACTAGAGAGAGGAGACGGACCTGTACTGACTGTGGAGTTGTCTACCACTATACCACGAGAGGCGCTTATGTGGATTCCATCTGTGTTGGGACTACTGCCTGGAGCAATGACCTTAAGAGCAGAGATGGTGACACGGCGACAGCTGGTGAAGGCAATGTGCATTTGCTGACTATCGATCACACTGAGGTTTTCAACTCTCATGTTCTTGCATTTGTGGAATGTTAAGGCCTACGAAGGAACAGAGTTTTCACTTGTGCCAACGCTAACCACACCCACCAAATATGAAAGAAACTAATAGGATGATTGCTTACCGTTGGAGCGCCTCGACAAGGCTGCAAAAAAAGAACAAGATGGTGAGAATCACTTTAGATATCTGAAGACAAAGAAAGAAAAAAGAGGCAAACTTTACATTGGAATGATTGTGTTTGCAAGATCTTCTCCACCATTCTTGGCCCATTCCATTGACAGTGCCGCCTCCTTCAACCGTAAAGCGGCTCACGCTGTGGAAGTATAGCCATTTCCGAGGGTTTAGACCTTCCCAAGCATCAGGGTCATCAGGAGCAATGATTGTACCAGAGATCTATATTTGGGCAAAACAGAACACACAAAATGATCAATATGAAGGAACAACGTACAGAGAGGTATTGCTTTAAAAAAAAAAGAAGCTGGAAGACCTGGAGAGTGAGTCTAGCTTTACAAGGACCAGAGAGATCAATGGGACGAACAAGAGAAGTGTAGTTTTCTGGGACCAAGACTCTGGTTTTGCCTTTAGACGAACACGCTGTCTTCCAGGCATCTTCGAACGCCTGCATACATATCATGTAATATTTTCACAATTTAATTATCCGACAAAAGCTTGTCTGAGTTCCTACTTGTCTAAATATCATCATGTAAGGATTCAAATTCAAATTCAAGAGTGCGTTTTCAGCGATTCGTGACTTACTTTAGTGTCGTCGGTGAAGCCATTGCCTTTTGCTCCGAAATGACCGACGTGAAGGAGCCGTTCGGATCTGGGTCGGGTTCGGGTTGAACGCGGCGGTCTTCTCGGGAGCTGGAGGAACGATTCGAAAGAATTGGCGTTTGAGGCGGTCAGAGAGAGTGAGAATAGGACTAGTATAAACAAAACAACAATATTGCATAAATAACTCATTGATTTCGCGTGATCTTTGGAACTCGAGTGTAGTTTTATAAACTCTTTTTTTTTTCTTTAACCCAACAAGATTTTACATAGGACGATGAGGTGTGCACGTTGTAGTTGGAACATACCCAAAGTAAACATATATACATTCTATTTATAATCGAATTGAAATGAGAATTAAGGATCTATCTAATCTAGATACCTTCAAAGTTAATTTTTCGCGATTGTAGTGATGGTGAAATGACTTTCATGTTTAGCCACAAAGAAAAGAAAACCATGCAAGAAACCTTCTCATTTTTCAAGGTTTTTAGTAATGATGCCCTTTTGAATTTCCCCACATCTATTATTTTCTCTTGATTAATGTTAGGTAATCAATCATAAAATTCGAAATCTGCAATCTTTTTGTGACCAAGAAGAAGACTTATCTTTATAGTTCGCTATTAATTATGGGCTAAAGCCCAAACGAATAATCTATAAGTAATGATTCATTTCAAGAAAACGAACCAAATACTCTTATCATCATATGAAATCTTACAAATTATTACGTATCACGCAATAAAAGATAAGTTTTGTTGAGTATGACGTTTAGATTAATTCCGTGTGCTACTATTATCCTTTGTGTTATCACTCATGTTCAACTTACTCCCGCATAATTTACGTTATTGTAATATAACACTAGATTTTGATTTTAGCGTGGGATAATATTTTGGTAAAAACTTTATATAATCGTATTTTTTTATTGAAAATAGGTCTAAGCATAATATCCGTAACCCAAAGTCCGTACCGAACTTAAACCAAAAAACCCGATCCATACCCAATACGAAATGTAAGAGATCTCAGAATTGGTCTTGTGGGATGGTACATCATATATCTGAACCCGAAGTGTTATTAGCCGAACCCGAACGGGTAACCCGAAAAAACAAAAAAAAACCATAAAAAATCCAAAAAACGATATGAAAGTCCAAATTAATCACAAATATAAATACTTAAAACATAAATATATACTTCAAATATTCAGTTCTATATTTATTACGAAATTATATAAAAAAATAAGTATTTAAATTTTCAATAAGTACCTTAAATATCCAATTCTATATAAATAAGTTTATTTCTTATGTTTTGCTTTAAAATTTTGGAATTAATTTCGGATATATCTGAACCGAACTAATATAAACTGAATTGGAACAATATCTGATTACTTTATGAATTTTATGATGTGATACAAATTAGAAGCAAAACCAGTGTGTTATATCCAAACCCGATCCGTACTTATAAATTTACCAGAATGAGACATAGGATGTGATATAAGTTTGAACCGAAATTTCAAATACCCAACCCGTACCCAACGGGTACATGAAGACCCAAGCCTAACATAAAGTATGCTTTATGTTTTGTTCAGTTAGTTTTATATTTGATAAATATTGTTTATGTTTGTTGGAACAACCCGTAAAACTATGCTCATAAAAAATATCAATAATAACATCTTCCACCATATCATTAAATATTAATAAATATTATTATTTATTTTATCATATATATATCTAATTTTAATACTCTATCTATAAGAATTATATTATTATGTATTTGGTCTGAGTTTTAAATAATTTGTTTCTTACATTTGAATTAAAGTACAGTTGTATATATGAATTAGTAGGCATATATAATTCTTTTTATATTAATAAATAAAATATAATTGATTATTTACTTAAAAGTAGTGTTAATATAAATTGAGTTCGTTATTTAAAAACAATAGATTAGTTATTTCGTTCCTTAATTTTAGGTTAGGGTATACATATATTCAATAATAATTAAATTAGATATAAGTAAAAATAATAGTAAAGCTAGTTAAATGTAATTGTCCAACCTAGATTATTTGTAAGTAGATAAGAAAAATAAAACCCTAAATTAATAGATTAGATTTTAAAATAAATAGAACTTATAGTATTGTTTTGATTATGTAAATATTTCTTTTTTAAACTTTCATTATCGACACTTTTATATCTTGAAAAAGTGAAAGTATCTTACTAACATAGTATAGATAAATAATTTGTAAAGATGTTTCGTGATGTTATATTCCTTTATGATATAAATACAGTTTAGTGTATATAAATATTTTTAAACATATTAATCATTCTTCGTAAATATAAGATCATTAGTATATATAGTATATCAATAAAGTTTAGAAAATAGCTCTCGATCTTGCATATTCCTAGATACACAAGTGCAGTTTTGTTATAAATATCTTTTATACATATATCAATTGTAGTTACTATATTTAATTAGTATACTAATAAACTTCAGCAGATATAGGGTAGTTACGAACAAAAAAATTGGAAATAAAAATAGGTCCAAAAGTTAAGGGATGTTACATTTATTTTTAGTGAGATATGAATAGGTCTAAAAGTTAATGACAATATTTTTAAGTACATAAAAATTAGGACTTTATTTTAATAGATTAGATATTAAGATGTTGGTTATATGTATTGGACGCAAAGCTTAGTAATTTTTTCTTAGATTTCTGCCAACCATCTCCTTATTTCGTGTCATTAGCTATTTTATTGTGTTTTCTTTTCTTCTGATGGTTTTACGTATACGAGAGGAGCCAACAACTGTAAGGAAACTGGACACCATTTTTTGGGTGAAATTGTGTCAACCTTTTTTTTTTAGAACACATGTGAAATTGTGTCAACCTATACTCTTCTTGTTCCTGTTTTTTTTTACGTCGACAACAAAGAATAAAAGATACCTAAATAAGGTGTAATGTCAAGTTCACTATCGCTACAACCTTTTGTTTGACGATCGTTTGTTTAATCGATAACCAATTTTTATAATTATTTAACGGACTAAAACTTTATTAAAATATCAATACAGTCTATAACTATATGAATAATAAAACACTAGATGATAGTCCGCGCGCATGCGCGTAATGAATTTTTTATACTAACGTTTTTTATTAAATGATTTTAACATTTTGAAACATTACAATCTTTATCGATTGTACAATGACGAATACAAATATTGGTCTCTTAAATGTATCATCGTTGTTGAAGAGTTAAGTTAACGTATTATAACTCATTTTAATTAATACTTCATAGCACAAAAGAAAATTAAGTTATGCGGCTGACACAAATCACAAAAATCAGATAGGCAACATCGATTGTAAAATGTCGAAAGGAGATTAGGTTTTCTGCTCTCGATTTGTTACTATTGACTCTGCATAAATGATTTGTTTCACTGATATGAGTTTTTTTTAAACTTCTTCAGTAAATTCAGTGAATTACATGAGTGTCAAATTAAAAGATAGACATCTATAAAAATTAGTTTCACTCCATATACATATCTAGGAATCAAAATTTTGAAGAAAA includes:
- the LOC106297055 gene encoding pentatricopeptide repeat-containing protein At1g80150, mitochondrial-like, with product MLSLPPTRRFFFRSCSSIATTVASIPAKPNQKEPAPALVKLKSERDPEKLFNLFKSNATNSLVIENRFAFQDTVSRLAGARRFDYIEALLEHQKTLPQGRREGFVVRIIMLYGKAGMTKHALDTFHNMDTSKRTVKSFNAALKVLSLKPELHTIQDFLGHVPFKYGVEMDAVSFNIAIKSLCEMGFLDKASLAMNEMEKSGLKPDVVTYTTLISAFYKQDRYVVGNGLWNHMVLKGCRPNLTTFNVRIQFLVNRGRAWDANDLLLLMPKLQMEPDSLTYNMVIKGFFVAGFPEMAERVYTAMHGKGCKPNVKIYQTMIHYLCKAGKFDLGYTMCKDCMRKKWYPNLDTVGVLLDGLVKKGQLDQAKLIMGLVRKRVPPYSSKQLLSLESIF
- the LOC106298610 gene encoding probable polygalacturonase At1g80170 isoform X2, with the protein product MSYLCNIVVLFILVLFSLSLTASNANSFESFLQLPRRPPRSTRTRPRSERLLHVGHFGAKGNGFTDDTKAFEDAWKTACSSKGKTRVLVPENYTSLVRPIDLSGPCKARLTLQISGTIIAPDDPDAWEGLNPRKWLYFHSVSRFTVEGGGTVNGMGQEWWRRSCKHNHSNPCRGAPTALTFHKCKNMRVENLSVIDSQQMHIAFTSCRRVTISALKVIAPGSSPNTDGIHISASRGIVVDNSTVSTGDDCVSIVKNSSQISISNIICGPGHGISIGSIGKSKSWEEVKDVTVDTAFISDTANGVRIKTWQGGSGLVSKIIFRNINMNNVSNPIIIDQYYCDSKKPCANQTSAVSIEKISFVNVHGTSATKQAIKISCSDASPCRNIVLQDIDLEPSKGDGYTESFCWEAYGSSSGQVYPPSCLSGDESFLEQSVQSGITSVSYL
- the LOC106298610 gene encoding probable polygalacturonase At1g80170 isoform X1, with protein sequence MVFFSLWLNMKVISPSLQSRKINFEVLFSLSLTASNANSFESFLQLPRRPPRSTRTRPRSERLLHVGHFGAKGNGFTDDTKAFEDAWKTACSSKGKTRVLVPENYTSLVRPIDLSGPCKARLTLQISGTIIAPDDPDAWEGLNPRKWLYFHSVSRFTVEGGGTVNGMGQEWWRRSCKHNHSNPCRGAPTALTFHKCKNMRVENLSVIDSQQMHIAFTSCRRVTISALKVIAPGSSPNTDGIHISASRGIVVDNSTVSTGDDCVSIVKNSSQISISNIICGPGHGISIGSIGKSKSWEEVKDVTVDTAFISDTANGVRIKTWQGGSGLVSKIIFRNINMNNVSNPIIIDQYYCDSKKPCANQTSAVSIEKISFVNVHGTSATKQAIKISCSDASPCRNIVLQDIDLEPSKGDGYTESFCWEAYGSSSGQVYPPSCLSGDESFLEQSVQSGITSVSYL